From the Lathyrus oleraceus cultivar Zhongwan6 chromosome 3, CAAS_Psat_ZW6_1.0, whole genome shotgun sequence genome, the window AGAAAAAAGGGGTTACGATAATGATTGCAAATGAAAaccttgtgtgaaagactctccacccgagtctgagagcttacttgagatatgagaggttgagtagtatgggtCCCCGAGGATCTTTCCTTGTGAAGGGTCGTACGAGAACCTTACTTAATGGTATACTCTTTTAGAGATATTGATGACCGTCGAGGTTTCGGCATAAGCATCCTTATCTTCATTAAAGTTTGTGACCCTAAGACCCCCTTTTTAGAAACTTTAACCTTGACCGGCCTACACCGATGGTCCCGTAGTATAGATCCCCAAGGAGCTTTCCTTACGAGGGTCGATAGAAAGAGCTCATTTAGAGTAGATTTCCTTGATGAAGCTGTCTCCTGgaaagtaaattgacataagcgaTAGACAGTCAAGGGAGTCCATGACTCTAAGGGCAGTTTCTTACACCCAATTTCTCAAAAGCCCTAGGTCATGCAAAGTGAGTACCCTGGTTTGAAAAGCAGTCATTATTAAACCTCACGTTGTTATGATGATCCCAGATTTTGAACCCCATGCCTAAAGTTCCATGGAAAAACTAATAAAAAccattcatccattcatccattaATTCATATATCATTAATCAATAAGCAAAGCTCTAAAGCATTTCATTTGTTTAAACGCATAACTACAAGACTTTTTTACCAACACAATCATGGATCCCTCATCAAGGAAAATCACTTTCATATTCAGATACAAGAGTCCAGATCTTGGCACTTTGAAGGTCCTTTTATCTAGAGGAACATCCCTCAAGGACAACAAATTCAGAACTACCTTCGGTAACATTATAGACCTCTTGACAGAAAAGGTTGACTATGGTGTAATCACCGCATTAGCTCAATATTATGACGCCCCTTTAAGATGCTTTACCTTCCCTGACTTCCAAATCTCCCAAACTCTGGAAGACATTGAGAGACTTCTCAATCGACCGATAAAGGAATATAACCCCTTCCCCAAGTTGAAAGAAGGATTTTGTTTGCCTGAGCTTTCTACCGCCTTGGGTATCAACGCCAACGAACTTGTGGCTAATTGGGGATCTAAAGGTGCCGCCAATGGTTTAACTCAGAAATTCCTCGAAGCCCATGCTTGGAAGATGATTCAGGAAGAAAGGCCAGATTTCAGTAGCACGACATTAGCACTCTTGATACATGGATTTGTTTTATTCCCTAATATAGACAAATTCGCGGACCCTTTGGCGGTGGAAGTCTTCCTACCTAATAACCCGGTGCCATTCCTGCTCGCCGACTTCGATCACACCTTCCATACAAAGCATGAGAAGAAAGGAGGGACCTTTCTCTGTTGTGATCCTCTATTGCACTTATGGATGAGGATTCGTATGCCTCAACATGAACCTTTTGCTTATAGAAACTTGTCATGGCTCCAAGAGTTTTCATCTCTCTCAGCTAGTTCAATCCTTTGGAACAAGAGAGAATGGGAAATGAAGGATGTCATTGCAAGATATGGAGGGTTCCCGAATGTCCCCTTAATAGGAACATATGGTTGTATCAATTACAACCCCGTGCTACTCAAGAGAAAATTGGGATATATCATGTTGAATCCTCCCAAGGATAGAGACCTCATAACTTTCATCGTCAATACCGTGGATCCACTCAATTCAACCGTGAAGAGAGTGCGAGGGGCTTGAACAAGCATAATCCGGATTGACCAAGAGTGGGGCAAGAAGAGCatcctagccaaggaaccctacttTGTGGGTAAAAGAGAAGGCTGGGGTTGTGAAGATGCCTTTCATTTATGACTCTTCATCATTGGAGTCCAAACCTGAGCCCATATTACAAGAAGACATGGACAAGCTTACCGACAAGATAGGAGAGCTTGAGTTAGAAAACACTTAATTACAAGTCCAACTCAACCTTGCTAAGGAACATAACCACACCTTGGAAGATAAGGGTAAGCAAGTCTATGAGAAGTTCACGGTCAACAAGAAGAGACTAAGGGAAGTCGAAGGCCAAAGAGTTTGGGTTGATGGTGCTTTACTAGGAGCCAATTCTGAGCTAAACGCTCGCAACGACAAGTTGGATCAAACATACCGAACCATTAGGGACCTTGAGAAGACCGTTGAGAGGTCTAATGCTATGAAGAAAGAGGCCAGGGAGGATTATGAAGCCCAAATCCTCGAGCTTAGGAACACTTTTAAGGAGTGCAAGGAAATCTTGGCTAAAGAATAACtagagagagagggagagagagagagagagagagagagagagagagagagagagagagagaggagagagagagaggagaatgagagagagagagagttcACTGAAGCTTCTTGCGTGAGTAGTTCAACCTTGGACGAGCTTACAAACAAATCAGGAATCTGAGGATGGGAATCTATGATCAAGCATATGTAGAATTGCAAAATGAGTGCAAATATTGGGAGCCGAAGCTTCAATAGCACAAAGGGATGAAATCATCCATAACCTTCAAACCCTCTATTACGAGTGGAGGGACAAGTATGAAAAAATGGAAATTTTGACGAATTTTGCCTTCCAAGACTTTTCCGATAAGTTGAATGAGGCTAATTTGATTATGTTCCCTGAGAATACTCCTAAGAAGGTCTACCATTTCATCAAGTTCAGCAAGAAGACAATGGTAGAACTCATCATCAGCATTGAGGCTCTccgcaagtctcaaggggtcacttTTAGGGTTGAGATTTAGTTTGCTTATTTGTCTCAACCACTTATATTTTGCAATTTCCATGTATTTGTATTTATATGATTCCCTTCAAAGGACGAATGAAGCTTTTCGTGATTCACTATGTATGTTTTCCTTTATTCTTGATTGCAACCGTAAATCGTTAAGTATTTCTTGCaataaaaaaatacaaataaCTAAAGAGATTTTcattattaataaaaaaatgcatgcatcatttgcactttcaaaccaaaagaaaAAAACTCATCATTCACCTTTTTCTTGATCAGAAACCGATGCTACAAACTGACTTTCTGACACCATTACAACATGTGCCGCAATCAACAAATAATAATGGACTAGTTATAATAGAATAAAGCCGCCATCCGCGAGGAAGTATCTCAAGTAAGAGCACAAATGGGGCAACTAATGGAAACGATTCAAGCCGTCGCCCGTGGCCAAGAATAAATGGCCAAAATGCAAGAGGAGATGAATCAGCATGCTCATGCTGCCAATCCTATTCCTGCTGCCCATCCTCCTGTCATAGAGAATCTTGTGCCTCCTCAAAGCAACACTCTAGTTCATATTCCATTGGGTGCATCTGATAGTGTTCCTCCACCTATTCTTAATACTCCTGTCATAGAGATCGACAATCAATAAGATGCTTTTTTCAATCCCAAAGATGCCCCCATGTATGAATCCTTTGGTCCCACGAACAATGAAATGGAAAAGAAGGTTAAAGCCATTAAGGAGAAGCTGAGAGCAATGGAAAGAACAAACGCTTTGGGTATCGACACTGCTGAGATGTGCTTAGTCCCCGGTGTGGTTATCCCCACTAACTTCAAGGTCTCTAACTTTGAAGAATATAAAGGATCCAGTGATTCGAGAACCCATATCCGAGCCTACTGTCATAAAATGGTCGCTTATTCTAATGACGACATACTCCTCATGCATTTATTTCAAGATTCATTGAGCGGAGCATCTCTGGATTGGTACATGCAACTGAAGGCACCACATATGTATATGGAGGGAGATGGCTAAAGAGTTCCTTAAGCATTACCAGTATAACACAAATATGGCGCCCAATCGCACGCAGCTGCAAAACATGATGCAAAAGTTCGATGAGACTTTTAAGGAATACGCCCAAAGGTGGAAAGGGCTTGCAGCTAGAGTACATCCTCCCTTTATAGAACACAAATTTATGGATATGTTCATGGGCAATCTGCAAGTCCCATATTTGGATAGGATGATAGGGAGTACATCCTCTGGTTTTTCCGACTTGGTATTAGCCGGTGAAAGAATTGAAAATATGATCAAAATGGGGAAGATCTAGAACTTCGCAAGCACCTTCGGTGTTGTGAAAAAAACCCTTTATAGCTTATGGGAAGAGAAAGGAAGGTGAGACCAATGCAACCGCCATGGTCAGAGCAAGATTCCCAGCATACTGTGCCCCATATCAGCAAGTGGCAGCCGTAGCGCTagtacaacaacaacaaccattcACAATTCCGATTCAACAACAACCCCAACAATAACAACAACGTTACCATCAACAACCTCAGCAACAACAACCACgttatcaacaacaacaacaataacaacaatgaCAAATACTACCCGAGAGAAGATTTGATCTGATTCCAATGTCGTATAGTCATATTTTACCATACTTGTTACGAGGATCATTGGTAGAATTAAGGGAGCTAGGGCCATCCCCAATGATCCTTCCTCCCGGTTATGATGTCAACACCCGATGCAAGTTCCATTTAGTCGCTCCCGGCCATTCCATCGAGAACTGTAAAGCTTTAAAATATAAGGTGCAATATCTGATCGATTCTAAGGCAATTACGTTTGTGCTTAACGACCCAAATGTAAACAACAATTTGATGCCTCCTCATAACAAGTCAACCGTAAATATGGTAGAATTTGATAATAGAAGAAAATTATTGTCTTGTGTGGACAAGGTGAAAACTCCACTCATTAAGATAAAGAACATTTTGATAAAAAATAATGCATTTCCTGTTTGTTGTACAACTTGTGAACACTGTCTGATTAACCCACAACAATGCGAAACTTTAAAGTCCGCCACATAGAAATTAATGGACCAAAGGGTCTTGGTGATAAATCGTCCATCCATAACTAAAGAAGTGTCCACCTTGGAAATCCTGTATAATTAAGTCCCGCCTTTGCTCTTTCCCTATAATTTATTGCAGATGACCATCTCCAACAACCCAGTTACCTCCATGGTCATAACAGTACCAACATCGTTCCCCTTTGAGGACACAAAAGCAATTGTATGGGTACGAATCATCACTCTACATCCATGGATAAAGACTTTAAGAAGAACCAACAACATATGCCGAGCCAATAACAAATATGACTAGTACCAGTGGGGTAATGAGAAGTGGGAGGATCTTTGCACCCATGCTTCCAATGACTAACAATAGCGGTTCTTTAGCCCAGGAAAAAGGTAAGCAAACTGAAAATGCCCAACAAAGGAAAGATTCTTTACCTACCAATGAGGTAGATGAATTCTTGTGCATCATCAAGAGGAGTGATTATAGGGTGGTTGACCAACTCAACCAAACCCCATCCAAAATCTCAATGATGTCTTTTCTCATATGCTCCGAGGCATATCGTCACGCCTTAGTCAAGTTCCTGAAAGTCGCCCATGTACTGCAAGAGATTTTTGTCTGCAAATTTGAGGGAGTTGTCAGCAATATAGCTACCAGCATGAGCCTAGGTTTCAACAATGAAGAGCTTCCCGCCGAAGGAAGGAACCATAATAAGGTCTTACACATTTCTATTGAATGTGTAGACACTATTTTGTCAAGGGTCTTGAGTGGATATCAACTCATCTTTCAATGTGATGCCTAAGAGTTCTCTTTCCAAATTGACTATTGAAGGGCTCACAATGAAACCCAACGAACTTGTGGTAAGGGAGTTAGACGATTCAAGACGAACAATAATTGGTGAAGTGTAGCTCCCCATTAAGACCGGGCCCTGTACTTTCTTTATCACCTTCTTTGTGATGGATATATATCCAGCTTACAGTTGTTTGCTTGGACAGCCGTGGGTATATTCAGCCGGAGTTGTCACTTAGACCCTGCATCAAAGGTTCAAGTTCTTGGTCAGCAATAAGCTAGTGGTTGTAAAAGGTGAAGAAGACATTATGGTCAGTAATCTAGCATCGTTCTGGTATGTGGAAGGAGGAGGAGAGGTAAAGGAAATCCAATTTAAATCCTTTGAAGTTGTCAATGTTGAAATGGTTAGACCAATAGGGAAAGTAGAAACTGCTGAATATCCAATGgcctctctgaaagatgctcaaacTATCACCAGGAATGGACACCACGAAGGTTGGGGGAGGATGTTAGAATTACCGGTCAACAAGGATCGTGCCAGATTGGGATACAAATCCCAAAACTTCGAGAAGCAAACACCGATTGCTGTAGACGGGCGAGTGCTCCCCTTGTCAGATTTCTTTTCAAGTGCCGAACACCTCGTGGATGGCCACATTTGTGCTATGGAAGAGGATGGAATAGTTGATGACTGAAGCAAGAGGATTGACCAACTAGATTGTGATTGAGTTAGCCGAAGTCACGATGTTAGAGAAGTAATTTTCATGTTTAATATTTTCCCTTAAGAAAGAAAGAACCCATGACGTACCCAAGGCATGAGGGAATCATTTGTAGGGCCTCCATTACAATTCCTTTTTAATCAATTAATGAAATCATCACATTCCGCATCCAAATTTGTGatccttgtttttcatttatttcatCTTTTCACTTAATCATAAAATGGAAATGTTTTTTTTTTAGAGTTTTCAAAAGATTTTTTTCTTCCTTTCATACAAATAAAGGCATGAACCCTAAATCGTACAGATTACCCTCGATTACCACCAATAATGACTTTGCTATGGTTccatatgacttcgacaatccgatcaATCATGCTGAAGAAGACTGTGATAAAGATTGTGAGCTCCCCGAGGAGTTGGCTCGATTGCTAAAGCAAGAGTCAAAGGTCATACAACCACACGAGGAATCAGTAGAAGTGGTCAATCTCGAAAGGGAAGAGGAAGCTAAAGAGGTTAGAGTAAGCTCATCCCTACAAGACAACGTGAAGACAAAGATGGTCAAACTCCTGTGAGAGTACATGAATGTATTTGCATGGTCCTACCAAGATATGCCAGGCCTCGATATTGACATCATGGTCCACTGTCTACCTCTCAAAGAGTATTTCCCTCCTGTAAAGCAAAGGCTAAGAAGGACTCGTCCCGATATAGAAATTAAGATAAAGGAGGAGGTACAAAAATAGCTTGAAGCTGGATTTCTTGCCATAGCCAATATTGTACTTGTACTCAAAAAAGATGGAAAGGTAAGGATGTGTGTAGACTATAAATATTTGAATAGAGaaagtcccaaagacgacttcCCACTACCCCATATTGATGTGGTAGTGGATAATATAACTCAATTATCCGTTTTCTCgttcatggatggtttctccagCTACAACCAAATCAGAATGGCTCCAGAGGACATGGAGAATACTAATTTCATTACCCTATGGGGTAATTTATTCTACAAGGTTATGCCCTTATGACTAAAGAATGTCAGTTAAACTTACCAATGAGCTATAGCCACACTCTTTCGCGATATGATTCATAGAGAGATTGGGGTCTAcattgatgatatgatttccaaatcatAAACCGAAGAGGAGAATATTATCAACCTTGAGAAGCTCTTTCAAAGGAtaaggaaattcaagttgaggcttaatcccaaTAAATGCATGTTTGGGTTAAGATCTGGCAAACTGCTAGGTATTATCGTCAGCCAACGTGGTATGAGGTAGATCCTGAAAAGGTAAAGGCCATACAAGTTATTcatgcgcccaaaattgagaaggAAGTACGAGGATTTataggtagattgaactacataGCTAGATTCATATCTCATATAACGACCACTTGTGAGccaatcttcaaacttcttcgaAAGGATCAAGGCATCATTTGGAACGACAACTGCCAAAATGCTTTCGAGAAGTTCATGGAGTACCTACAAGAACCTCCtattctgatgcctcctgtgcCTGGCAGACCTTTAATCATGTACCTTACCGTCCTTGAAGGATCTATGGGATGTGCCCTCGGCCAACGAGACGAGACTGGTAGGAAAGAACACGCCATatactacttaagtaagaagtttATCGATTACGAGAGtagatactcaatgcttgagaagaccTGTTGTGCACTTTATTGGGATGCCAAATTCCTAATACATTATATGCTCATCCATACTACGTTATTAATCTCCAAGATGGACCTAgtcaagtacatcttcgagaagccttCTCTCACCGGTAGAGTAGCTCGTTGGTAAATGGCTTTGACCGAGTACGACatccaacatgtcactcaaaaAGCTATAAAAGGGAGTGTAATGTCAGACTATCTTGCACATCAACCTTTGGAGGACTATCAGTCTATGCGctttgagttccctgatgaggacatcatgcTGATAAGGGATTGCAACATCCATGACCCCGAGGAAGGACTAGAACCCAGATCTCGTTGGACCATTGTATTTGATGGAGCTTCAAACGCTcatggaaatggtattggggaacTCATCACCTCCCCAACTGGTTTTCATTTACCTTTCACCGCAAGGTTGTGCTTTTATCGTACTAACACTATGGCAACATACGAGGCTTATATCTTCAGTATTGAAGCTGCGATTGGTATTAGGATCAGCCTTGGTCATCAGCCAAGTCGAAGGAGAATGGGAAGCTCGAG encodes:
- the LOC127131651 gene encoding uncharacterized protein LOC127131651, which translates into the protein MDPSSRKITFIFRYKSPDLGTLKVLLSRGTSLKDNKFRTTFGNIIDLLTEKVDYGVITALAQYYDAPLRCFTFPDFQISQTLEDIERLLNRPIKEYNPFPKLKEGFCLPELSTALGINANELVANWGSKGAANGLTQKFLEAHAWKMIQEERPDFSSTTLALLIHGFVLFPNIDKFADPLAVEVFLPNNPVPFLLADFDHTFHTKHEKKGGTFLCCDPLLHLWMRIRMPQHEPFAYRNLSWLQEFSSLSASSILWNKREWEMKDVIARYGGFPNVPLIGTYGCINYNPVLLKRKLGYIMLNPPKDRDLITFIVNTVDPLNSTVKRVRGA